GTATACAAATGAGAAATCTGCTAGAGCATTAATTAAAGAATTTAAAACTATTATAGAAATAATCCCAATTGACGAAAAAATAATCGATCTTGGATTAAATTCTTCAATAAAGGATTTTGAGGATTCAATTCAATACTTTGCAGCAAAATCAAAAAAAATAAAATATATTATCACTAGAAATAAGAAAGATTATCCCAATGGAGAAATTAAACCTTTAAGTCCGAAAGAATTTCTTACAATTTTTAAAGAATAAGATTGGGATTCATTTTTAGACTTGTCTCCAGCGCATAACAGCAA
Above is a genomic segment from Leptospira wolbachii serovar Codice str. CDC containing:
- a CDS encoding type II toxin-antitoxin system VapC family toxin — its product is MIQNVYLDSDVIIDYLYAREPFFQESVELISLIENKKIKGYISSLIIWNIFYILAKYTNEKSARALIKEFKTIIEIIPIDEKIIDLGLNSSIKDFEDSIQYFAAKSKKIKYIITRNKKDYPNGEIKPLSPKEFLTIFKE